From Rhodamnia argentea isolate NSW1041297 chromosome 10, ASM2092103v1, whole genome shotgun sequence, a single genomic window includes:
- the LOC115739145 gene encoding exosome complex component RRP43, whose translation MGAPNAAGDWSSEMEVDAFRRLFPLCYFERHLSESIRPDARPLKRARDTIVSLGAVASSDGSALAKIGSTTMLAAIKMEVMTPSVDSPDEGSIAVEFHMPPICSPVVRPGRPAEVAPVISKQLFDSLLSSGMIDLKELSLVKGKAAWMAYLDIYCLDADGALFDAALLSAVAAFSHLRIPVVSLNDEGRVVVVSKELEGEKLVKEPVNEERRKLSLNSIPFSLTCILHKNYILADPTFEEESIMETFITVVLNSSGQLVSLYKPGGPVLAHTSAIQECIALTKHRMKELQEIIDEAISIMEVD comes from the exons ATGGGGGCGCCAAATGCTGCTGGAGATTGGTCGTCGGAGATGGAGGTCGATGCTTTCAGACGCCTCTTCCCTCTTTGCTACTTTGAGCGGCATCTCTCCGAATCTATACGCCCCGATGCCAGACCCCTCAAAAGAGCCAGAGATACAATTGTGTCCCTCG GGGCTGTTGCATCCTCTGATGGGTCTGCGCTGGCAAAGATCGGTTCCACT ACAATGTTGGCTGCTATAAAAATGGAAGTCATGACTCCTTCTGTTGATTCGCCTGATGAAGGCAGTATAG CGGTTGAGTTTCATATGCCCCCTATATGCTCTCCAGTTGTGAGGCCAGGTAGGCCTGCTGAAGTAGCACCTGTGATATCGAAGCAACTTTTTGACTCTTTATTAAG CTCTGGGATGATTGATTTAAAGGAGCTATCCCTGGTCAAAGGAAAAGCAGCTTGGATGGCTTACCTG GATATATATTGTCTTGATGCTGATGGAGCTCTTTTTGATGCTGCATTGCTTTCAGCAGTTGCTGCATTTTCTCATT TGCGTATCCCGGTGGTTTCTTTGAATGATGAAGGGAGAGTGGTGGTGGTCTCTAAGGAACTTGAGGGTGAAAAGTTGGTTAAAGAACCTGTcaatgaagagaggagaaaactCTCGTTGAACAGCATTCCATTTTCCCTGACATGCATTCTTCACAAGAACTACATCTTGGCGGACCCTACTTTCGAAGAAGAGTCCATAATGGAAACGTTCATAACTGTGGTTTTGAATTCATCTGGTCAACTTGTCTCTCTCTATAAGCCAGGTGGACCGGTTCTTGCACATACATCGGCTATTCAG GAATGCATTGCATTGACAAAGCATAGAATGAAGGAACTTCAGGAGATTATAGATGAAGCCATTTCCATAATGGAGGTTGACTAG
- the LOC115739042 gene encoding calcium-dependent protein kinase 24, which yields MGGCVSSPAKRAGSSSSRKSSRFAPQYDVDPVRKSIILRTVSILKNPSRDNVQDKFEFGKELGRGEFGVTYKCIERETGEAYACKTISKSKLRTEIDVDDVRREVEIMRHLPRHPNIVSLKEAFEDRDAVYIVMELCEGGELFDRIVARGHFTERAAVAITRTILEIVRVCHDHGVIHRDLKPENFLFADSSESSPLKAIDFGLSTFFEPGQHFREIVGSPYYMAPEVLRRDYRSEVDVWSAGVILYILLCGVPPFWAETEEGIAQAIVRGEIDFERDPWPKVSEEAKDLVKNMLDPNPYCRLTVQEVLEHKWIQNVDKASNISLGQNVRTRIKQFSLMNKFKKKVLRVVADNLPDEQVNHIKEMFHVMDTDKNGDLTFEELKHGLHKYGQQVADPEVQMLMDAADEDGSGTLNCQEFVTMSVHMKRIGSDDHLSRAFEFFDKNGSGYIEFDELKEALIDDNSAPNNEQFIEDIIFDADLDKDGRISYDEFKAMMKTGLDWKMASRQYSRAMLNALSQRMFKDKPSLKG from the exons ATGGGAGGCTGTGTATCGTCACCTGCAAAAAGAGCAGGATCTTCCTCATCAAGGAAGAGCAGCCGGTTTGCGCCGCAATACGATGTGGACCCTGTCCGCAAATCCATCATCCTCCGCACCGTCTCGATCCTCAAGAACCCCAGCAGAGACAACGTCCAAGACAAGTTCGAGTTCGGGAAGGAGCTGGGGAGGGGCGAGTTCGGGGTCACCTACAAGTGCATTGAGCGCGAGACGGGCGAGGCCTACGCGTGCAAGACGATATCGAAGAGCAAACTGAGGACAGAGATCGACGTGGACGACGTGAGGAGGGAGGTGGAGATAATGAGGCACCTGCCGAGACACCCGAATATCGTGAGCTTGAAGGAGGCTTTCGAGGACAGAGATGCGGTTTACATTGTGATGGAATTGTGCGAGGGTGGCGAGCTCTTTGATAGGATTGTGGCGCGCGGCCATTTCACGGAGCGTGCCGCCGTCGCAATTACCAGGACCATCTTGGAGATTGTCAGG GTATGCCATGATCATGGAGTGATTCATCGGGACCTTAAACCGGAAAATTTCTTGTTTGCCGATTCGAGTGAATCATCTCCTTTGAAAGCAATTGACTTCGGTCTCTCTACATTCTTCGAACCGG GTCAGCATTTTAGAGAAATAGTTGGAAGTCCATACTACATGGCTCCTGAGGTGCTTAGACGGGATTACCGGTCGGAAGTCGATGTGTGGAGTGCAGGTGTTATTCTTTACATTTTGCTTTGTGGGGTTCCTCCATTTTGGGCAG AAACTGAAGAAGGAATTGCACAGGCCATCGTCCGTGGTGAAATCGATTTCGAACGAGATCCTTGGCCCAAGGTTTCCGAAGAAGCAAAGGATCTAGTGAAGAATATGCTCGATCCAAATCCTTATTGTCGTCTTACGGTTCAAGAAGTCCTTG AGCATAAGTGGATACAGAATGTCGACAAGGCTTCTAACATTTCGCTAGGACAAAATGTCCGGACAAGGATAAAGCAATTCTCTTTGATGAATAAGTTCAAGAAGAAGGTTCTCAGA GTAGTAGCAGACAATTTGCCTGATGAGCAAGTGAATCATATCAAAGAGATGTTCCACGTGATGGACACCGATAAAAATGGAGATCTGACCTTTGAAGAGTTGAAACATGGCCTGCACAAATATGGACAGCAGGTTGCTGATCCTGAAGTGCAGATGCTGATGGATGCG GCCGACGAAGATGGAAGCGGAACGCTGAACTGTCAGGAGTTTGTGACAATGTCAGTCCACATGAAAAGGATTGGCAGCGACGACCACCTTTCTCGAGCTTTTGAATTCTTCGACAAGAATGGAAGTGGATATATTGAATTCGATGAGTTGAAAGAAGCTTTGATAGACGACAATTCTGCTCCGAACAATGAACAATTTATTGAAGACATCATCTTCGATGCTGATCTAGATAAG GACGGTCGAATCAGTTATGATGAATTCAAGGCCATGATGAAAACGGGCTTGGACTGGAAAATGGCTTCGCGCCAGTACTCGAGAGCGATGCTGAACGCGCTTAGCCAGAGGATGTTCAAAGACAAACCTTCCCTCAAAGGCTAA